The genomic window GCCGCTTCCAATAGCGAATCGTGCGTACCGGTATCCAGCCATGCCATTCCGCGGCCCAGCAGTTCCGTTCGCAATTGTCCACGCTCTAAATACCATCGGTTCACATCCGTGATCTCAAGCTCGCCGCGCGGAGATGGTTTAAGACCCTCTGCCACCCCAACTACCTGCGCGTCGTAAAAGTAGATTCCCGTCACCGCATATCGCGACTTGGGCTTGAGTGGCTTTTCTTCAAGAGAGATGGCTCGCCCATCCTTATCAAACTCCACCACGCCGTACCGTTCAGGATCTAATACCGGATAGGCAAATACGGTTGCCCCCGGCCCACCTGCGGCCGCTTGTTGGAGCGTGGTAGCAAAGTCATGCCCATAAAAAATATTGTCGCCCAACACAAGGCAACATCCGTCCCCAGCAAGGAATTCTTTGCCAATCAAAAATGCCTGAGCTAATCCATCGGGCGAAGGCTGCACAGCATATTCGATCTGAATGCCCCACTGCTCCCCCGATCCCAACAATTGTCTGAAGCGTGGCGTATCTTCCGGTGTGGAGATGAGCAAAATTTCGCGAATGCCTGCAAGCATCAACACCGACAAGGGGTAATAAATCATCGGCTTGTCATAAACCGGCAAAAGCTGCTTTGAAACGACTTGCGTCACCGGATGCAATCGGGTGCCGGAACCGCCTGCAAGAATAATCCCTTTCACAGAGCCTCCTTGGCCACTACTTTGATAGCCGAAACCTCGGAGATGTCACGGTTATCATAATTTTGAATAACCCATTGCTGATAGGCTCCACTGGTGACATTCCCTACCCACGCAGAGTTCGCAAGATACCATTCCACGGTTTTCCTTAGCCCGGTCTCAAAACTCTCCTCGGCCCGCCAGCCAAGTTCAGTCTCCAACTTTCTGGCATCGATTGCGTAGCGTCGATCATGTCCGGGTCTGTCGGCTACATATTTTACAAGCTGAAAATGTGGCTTGAACTTCGACTCGGGAACCAATTCATCTAACAAGGCACAGAGGGTTGTTACGACCTCCAGGTTGCTTCGTTGATTTCCTCCGCCGATGTTGTAGGTCTCTCCCACGCGACCTTGATCGAGGACCGCTTGAAGAGCTCGGCAGTGGTCCAGCACATAGAGCCAGTCTCTTACCTGTTGACCATCCCCATAGATGGGGAGCGCTTTCCCTTGAAGGGCATTCGCAATCATCAGTGGGATCAGCTTCTCCGGAAACTGATACGGCCCATAATTGTTTGAGCAATTAGTAATAATAGCTGGCAGACCATAGGTATGCACCCATGCACGAACCAGGTGGTCGCTCGCCGCTTTCGATGCAGCATAGGGGCTATTCGGCGCGTAAGGAGTTTCTTCATGAAACGCCGGGTCGTCCGGCTTCAATGTTCCGTATACCTCGTCGGTTGACACATGAAGAAAGCGGAATCGGTCTCGGTCGGGGCCCGGCAAAGTTCCATAATATTCACGGGCGGCCTGTAAGAGCGTAAACGTACCATCGATGTTCGTTCTTAGAAAGGCTTCTGGCCCCGCGATCGAGCGGTCCACATGGCTTTCGGCCGCAAAGTGAATCATCGTATGAGGTCGATGCTGCGCCAGTAATTGGGCCACCAACTTCGCATCGCAGATATCACCAAGCACAAAGGTATAAGCCGGATCGCGGTCTATAGCTGCCAGATTCTGCGGGTTTCCAGCATAGGTCAGCTTATCCAGATTTACCAGCGATCCACGTCTCCGGGACAACCAGTCCATCACAAAATTTGAGCCGATAAAGCCGGCCCCGCCAGTCACAAAAATGCAGCTCACTATTTCCTCCTCGATCGTCGGCAAACAACTATAGTGTCATGGCAGGCGCATCACCGGATCCGACGATTTAGTTGCCATCGTAAATGAATAGCCCAATCCAAGGGCGAAAGCCGTCACAATCCATGGATACGTCAAATTTAATTGCCCGCCAAATAGATGGACTATCGGCTGCAGGAGCGCAAGATTTGTAAGGTAAAGAGGTGATTTTATCCGTCGAAGAAAAATAAACGGAAGGAGAAGGCAACCGGCCAGGTAAAGGGCAAGAGGTATCCCCAGCTCGGCCGTCATTCCAGCTATGCCAAGCGCCGGCTCATCGTTCTCATGCGCAAATGCCGCAGCTCCACGATATTCCGGTGCATTCCTCAGCAAGCCATAATTACCCCAACCGACGCCGACAAGCGGATGTTCACTCACCATCTTGGGAACAATAAATGCGCCTGCAACTCGACCATAAACAAAGTTAGGATCGTTCGCATGTCGATGCGATAGCCGTTCATACGCTTGACTTACTCGTTTGTATGTTGCCAGAGCTTTCCCCAGATCGACTACCTGGGATATAGCTACTAACAGGAAAGCAACCGATACAGCAATGACTATACGTCGTCTAAAACTCTTTGCGAAAAGGCCATTAATCAAAAACAGGAAGAGAACGGCACAAAATGCAGCTTTAGATTTGCTCCCAAGAAAGGCGATGGAAAGTACTACCAATGCAAACTGTAGAGCACTTTTTTTAACCCATTTCTGCTTATAAAGCGCCCATCCGATTAGAAATACACTGATTAGATATAAGCCATAGGGCCCGCCTTCGTTATAAAACCCCCGCATTCTATGATCGGGCCCGTAGGCCCCCAGCTCGATGCCACCGGCAACGTTGAGGGGATAACTCACAATAGAATATGCAGCACTCAGGACTCCGACCCAGAAATAAACCCGCATTGTAAATACAGCTTTGAGAGGGTCCTCGCGAAACTTCTCCGCAAGATACAACATGACCGATACGGAAGCACCCAGTTCTACGATGCGGGAAATCGTAATGATAACGGGATAGGTCAGGAGTTTCGGCGTATCCGGAAAGTAGAAATCGTAGCGTAAGGCGAGAATTGCAAGAGCAAATGCCGCCGCCGAAAATAAAAGATACCAGACCGCAATCCTCAGATAGGGCCGGAACCAACGCACTTTGTAGCCGTTTTCGGAGAAAATGACGAGTAGAACGATCATCTCTACGAAGTAGAGGATCTCCAGATACTGGATTGGCCCTACTTTCAAGACAATCGTTGAAGCAAGCGTACCCGCAAGAAAGAGAAATATCGTCAACCATCTAGAATTCGCCGTCCTGCGGGAGAGAATGATATCTCGATCCTGTTCCACGCATTACCTCTTTGCAGTCACGGTTGAATCTGTCAAGCACGCCTCAATCAGTCGAGCGATAGCATCTCTGGTTAACACAAAGATCAATCCAGCGAGAAAGCCAAGGACGATGCCGCCAACCACAAGCAGTTTTCGGGGCGGCCCTGCTTTGCGCTCCGGCACTAGCGCGTGATCTACAATTTGAAACTGCGGCCCAGGATCAAGTGATTCGATACGAGCTCTTTCATACTGCTGGGTTAAGGTGTCATAGAGCGTTTCGTTCAGCTTCACATCGCGCATCTTCCGCAAAAGTTCCATTGTCAACCCGGGGAGAGCAGCCGAGGATGCCAGCCCAGTCCCTGGCTTTTGCTTCGCAGAATTCGCCTGTTGCCGAGCCAACTGAGACCTCAGTTCGCTAAGTTCAGCGCGAGATTGAATTACCCCTGGATTGTCATTTGTCGCACCCATCAGCAGGCCCGAAAGCTTCGCTTCGGCTGTTCCAATCGAGGCCTGCAAATCGACGATCGTCCTTAGTCCAGCCTGGGCCGCCCCCTCAGGCAACACGATACCTGTCTTCTCTTCAGCTTCCTTCAACGCAACTTCTGACGCGTCAAGATCTTCCTTTTGACTTTCCATCTGTTCTTCATAAAATGCTCGCCGATGAGCCGACGCCGATGCGACCATGGAGCCATTCAAGCGGTAAAGAGCGTCCAGATAAGCATTCGCAATGCGAGCCGCGAGCTTCGGATCATTGGAAGTAACTTCCACTGAAATCAGTGAATTTTTGTCAACCTTGAATTTTGCCTGTCCCTTTAGCGCATTCCGGGCATCAACTTTTTTCTTCGCGTGGTAGATCTCTATCAGTCCAAGATGATCGATAAAATCGTCTGTGACTGATACGCTCGCAAGCATCCCTAGATACATGTCGCCCGGATCCTGCCCGAGCAATAGAGAAGCTCCCGCAGCCGCGCCCCCTCCGCCCCCCCCCCCCCCTGACAGACTTGGAATAATCATGTCCGAAGCCCGGGGCGGGAGNNNNNNNNNNNNNNNNNNNNNNNNNNNNNNNNNNNNNNNNNNNNNNNNNNNNNNNNNNNNNNNNNNNNNNNNNNNNNNNNNNNNNNNNNNNNNNNNNNNNNNNNNNNNNNNNNCCGCTTCTGCTTTATATGATTTCGGCAAGGTGAGTGCCAATAATAGCCCCAATCCAAGCCCAATCAGAGTGCATATATATAGAACGCGGCGTGCCCGCAATACTTTACGGACCGCGGCTATTAAATTCCACTCAACCTCATCGCCGCTGGCAGTTGTTGCCAGCGGCAGGGCGGACGATTCCGTTTCTTCAAGCTTCATTGATTCGCCATTTACCAATCACGTTACTTCAGCAAATTAATTGCCGCGATCCCTATGCCAAACTGGCTGACAATTGTTCCAATATCAATCAGATTACGCATAATTGACATTCTTTGAAGCTGCGGCGGAATTACGATCGTATCCCCGGGAAAGATCGTAGCTTTCTTGATATTTCCGTATTGTTGACTGTAGACCGATCCGTCTGCACGCAACACAAACGCATGTTTCATGTCTGCCTGCCGATCCGGCCCCCCGGCCTCGCGAAGATAGTCAATCGTGCGCTCTTCCCGCCTAAAGATGAAGGCGTTCGCACTGTAGACTTCGCCTTCTACGCTGACGGTCGCGGGAACCTTAGGCACCACAAACTGGTCACCGTCCTCCAGCGCCAGGTCTGGAACGCTGTCAATCCCACGACTATCCGGTTTCAATTGAAGCACGATCCTGCCGTCAGGGTGCGACCGCCTCAACTGTGCGATCGAGGTCTGGGCCGCCGATGCAGCGGCAGTCGCTGCGGCGGCATCCTGCGCATTAACCGCTGATGCGTTCCCTGCCGCCGCTGCGGTTGCGGACTGCACTTCCAGCTGATCTGCATACTCATTGAGTCGCTGTTGCTGGACTCGCCGCGTTGATTCCCTCGTAAATGCCGATGCATACAGATAAGCGTCTGGGGTAAATCCTCCCTCTCTCTCGAGCAACTGCCTCAGAGTTTCTCCGGGCTTTACGCTATAGACGCCGGAGCTCACAAACTCCCCTTCCAAACGTACAAATCGGGTCTGCTCAGAGATCGGGACACGAATATCAGCGGTCGAGAAAATGGTCACGACATCGCCAGGGAGCAATTCGAGATTCTGCGACTGATTGCCATCCAGAATAACTCTGCCTAAATTAAATGGGAGGAGCGAAGTCTTCAAATTCTCCCCGTTCTGACGTTCAATCACTGCGTAGCTCCAGTCGATATCCGGAGCACTCAGAAGCACGTTCGTCTTAACGGGAAACCGGCCAACATTGCCGGTCAGAGCTGCTCCAACCGAATTTCCTCCAGTGCTCGTATCTGATGATCCCTGTGCCTGAGCCCCCATCTGCGGGGTGGTGGTGGAAGATGATTGCCCTCCGGCAGGTGCAGGCTGATTTGGAGGGAAGTTGGATTGGCTCTGGAGAGAGCCATATTGATCGGCACTATATGGATCTTGTACGACACCGTATTGCTCCGGCTCGGTTCCATATTGATTCTGATCGAGGCCAGCCTGATTTTGCGCTCCCTGAGATTGTTGCAGCCCTGTGCCATTCAAAGCCTGCGTGGTGGAGTCTTGCGTGGTCGAACCGTAGTAATTTTTGGGCTGTAGCACACCTCGAGCATTCCGCTCGGGCTCAGGTTCGTAGTTCATCGTCATGTGCCCGAGATCATTTTTGTGCTGCCAGTAGCTCCGTGTAATCAGTGCATCTTTATTCGGGATCAGATCGCTCACCCGCATCCCGGGATGCCAGGCATATCGTCCAGGGTTCGCGACATTCCCGCGCAAAGTCACAGCATCTTTAAAGCGATCGACAATGGCGTTGACGGTAACGATGTCACCATCCTGCACCTGAAACGTGGAAGGCTGCGAGAGATTCACTTCCATAACGCTGCGTACCGCGTGGTCATAGATGCGCTCTACACGCGCCTGGGAATTCACTGCGATATTTGTTCGGCCGCCGGCCAACTGAAGAACTTGCTCAATCGTTGTTTCATTCCGTAACTCATAAATCGCGGGATTATTAACACTGCCGACCACTGCAATCTGTTTGCCCGCAGGCGGAATGAAAATTACATCTCCTGATGCAAGCTGCACGTCATTGCTTTTATCACCTTGCAGCAATACGTCATAGAGATCGAAATGATCGATGGTTTTGCCACCGCGCTTGAGTTGAATGTCCCGCAAGCTTCCCTGAGGTTTCGGTCCACCCGCGTAAAACAGAGCGTTCAACAAGGTACTCAACGAGCCTACGGTGTAGCTACCGGGCATGTTGGCTTCGCCTACCACGAATACCTGGATTGATCGCAACTGCCCCATATTTACATTCAGATCAAAGTTGCGGTAAACCCTAGCCAAATGGGAGCGCAAAAAGTCGGTCAAATGGTCAAAACGCACTCCCGCGACATGAATCGTACCCGCCCCAGGCAACGCGATCGATCCAGTTCGGTCTACGGTATATGAGCCCCTGAGACTGACCTGTCCCCATATCTGCAAGCGCAACTCATCTCCTGGTCCAACGACATAATCAGGAGTTACAGGCACGTCGCTCACCGGAGAAAATGTTGAAGGAAGGGCATTCAGGAAGGTCGACGCTCCAAAGATCGGCAGGGTTCGTCCGGTTGTGGCTGCCACCATTTGTTGGAACTCTGTCAGAGCGGGTTTTCGGCGCAGACCGAGGATGCGTTGCTGGTTCCTGACAGACTCCTGCTGAAGTCGCTGTGCCTGTGTCAGATTTTGGGTGGTCCCATTGGTTGACTGGCTGGTTGCATCACTATTAGGAGATGTTGTGGAGGATGTCGCGCCAGCATAGGACCCACCCGCCGGAACAGTGGGAGGAAAGGCTTGCGGCAGGAGATCGGGTGTCTGCCCTTGGTCCGTATACAGACCCTGCTGCTGGCCAACAGCAAGACGAGCTCCAATACCTGAGGAGAGAAGACCGAGAATCAGGAGGCTGATGGGCCAGCGGCCAATTTTGTTAGAAGAATAATTCGCAAATGCTGTTTTCACGCCTGTAAGGTTTTCATCTTTCTCGTCTTTGCTCATAGGAAACTGAAACACTCTGTGGCCGATCTACAAATCTCACTACAGCTTACCGGACTTTGTGCCAATTTGCCGAAAATTGGGCCACAGCCTCTTGCTCACGAACCCCAATGGACGCTTTGTAAATGTGTAGACGTGAAATGAGGCCAAATCGCTCAAAGGGCCAAACTGAAGATTTTCAGGTTCTCCCAGATTCTCTATGGAAAATCGCCTCTTCACTATTAGAGTAGAGGCCCAGTGAAAGCTGACGGGCATTTCCTTATGTGCAGAACCCCCGCCCATGAAAACCATGAGCGGGGGTTCTGGATATTCAGTCACTTAGAACAAGAGCCGCAATCCGACCTGGATATTTCTCGGGTTGCTGGTTGACTTTCCTGTCACCTGCCCAAACTGGCTTGAGGTTGGAGTCAGATTCGGACCCGACCAATTTGGATGATTGATGAAGTTGTAAGCATCAGCATTGAACTCCACGCCGGCTCTCTGGGTGATCGGGAACTTCTTTTTCATGGACAAGTTCCAATTCTGGAACCCAGGCTGATAAATTGAGTCGCGCACACCTTTCTGAAGATTGAAGGTGCCTGCGGGTGGCGGCGTAAAGATTGACGAACCATCCGGATTGGTTGTGGCAAAGTACTGCCCTTTATTGCCAGCATAGCCAGCAAATTGCTTAAGGATTCTTGGAGTTCCATTCATTAGATAGAACTGCCCTTCTGATCCGCACCCGAAGCTGCCGACCTCCCCGACACCAGCAGAGTCGTTATTCGTTCCGATTCCGCAGGGCGTGCCTGTCTGGAATTGAGCATTTCCGCTCAACTGCCAACCGCCGAGCAGTTTGCCCGCAAGCACATTCTGATTTGCAAAGAATGGCAACGCGTAGAGATAGTTAACAACTGCATCATGCCGGGTATCGTACTCCGACGGACCCCAGAGATTGCTGGTGTTGTAGGAGTCCGGAACGATGTCCCTATAGTTGGAACTGTCATCCATGCTCTTTGCAAAGGTATAACTAAAGCCGACCATGAGACCGTGCGTGAAACGGCGGTTCCATGAGACCTGAAGCGAGTTGTAGTTTGACTTACCATCGCTCTTCTCCTGCTGGATCGCCGCAAAACCAAGATAGGGCCGGAGATAGTTCACATTCTTTCCCGGGTTCGCCTGCAAAGCGCCAACGGTCGGCTGGTTGATATCGAAAGTCCTCCAGTTGTGAAGACCACGACCTCCGACATAGGCGATTGACATTGTCGAGCTGAATGGAAGTTCCTGCTGGACCGTAAGGTTCCAGTTCCACCTCACTGGCGACTTCAAATGTTGATCCAACGTTGTAACCGTCAGGGGCGGAGCAAGGGTTGGGTTCAAAGCAGCCCCTGGATTGTCAACCAACCCAGTCAGATTGCCTGGTGCGGCAGCGACTGTGACAAACGGCTGGAAGGGAGGATTGCCGCCGGGAAAGATATTATCCAGCAGTCCCATGCGCGTGGCAAATTCTCCTGCCCCACCGCGAAACACAGTTCCCGGGTTTGGCTGATAAGCAAAACCGATACGCGGCTGAAATGTATTTTCGACGTCGACATATCCCTTTCGCAATTTAGGAGCAAAAAGACCGGTGCACGGGCCACCGTCGCACGCGTTCGGATTAATGCTGCTACCAGCCACATAGTGCTTAGCGGCGGAGCTTGGGAATTCGCTGTATCCCGGAATCACAACACCGTTATAAGGATCTCCCGTGCCCAACGTTACATTGCCCGTGGATGGATTTACCTGCGGCACCTTGGTCGGATCGAACGAAGCGGGATCGAAGTATGCTGCATTCGCCCACGCCGCGGTATAAGGCATGCTTGTTGTCTCACGCAGGCCATAATCGATATGCAGCTTTGGAGTGATCTTCCATGAATCCTGCGCGAATACCTCATACATATGGCCGCGCCATACGGTATAGGATTTTGGACCGATTTCTGTATAGCTGTCCGCCAATCCAACCGCCAGATTGGCCAGACCTACTCCAGTCGTACCACCCAATCCAGTTCTGGTATCCGTGAAAACGAATGACCCGTTCTGGTTATTGGCGCCACCTGGAACAGTGGACACATTAATCTGATCGTTGTCGTTCTCGCCCGAGTCCTGGAAGAAACCGCCAAACTTGATGGTGTGGTTTCCCCATACCTTTGTCATACTGTCCGAAGCTGTAAAGATCGGGCCTGAAGACCTGGAAGGATAAGGCCCTCCCGCCAGACCATAAAAATTAGGAACCGTGACAGTAGGAATCTTTTGTGGGGCTGCCTTGTTGCCGGGAATGATGTATGGGAAATTAATTCCCAAAGTATCCCGATGAAAACCCGCGAGCGCCGTATTCACTGGAATGTAGACGTTATCGAGACTGTAAGTCGCGCGCGCCTCATTGATAAGAGTAGGTTTGATCGTCCATGTCCAAGCCAGCACATTGGTCTGGTTCGGTCGAATGAAGTACTTACCTGTCAGACCTGATCCCTGATCAAATGGCTGATATTCGTTGTAGGTAGCGTTCTGACGGCGCAGCTCAAGATGGTTGTTTTCATTCAACAACCAGTCCACATTGATGATTTGCTTTCTCTGGTTAATCGGGTGCGCCGCTTGAGCAATCCAATTGGTGCTATTGCCCGTCTCCTGTTGATATCCAGGCGTGGGGGCAGGATAGGCGTCAATAATTGCCATGCCATTGGGGCTCAGGCCGCCCGGAATGACATTTCCCGGATATTGCACACAACTTGAAGCACCATTAACCGGGCATGTGGAAGGCTCATAGATCTTCGTGGCCCCCTTGTACCAGACATTGCCAGGAACCAGTAACTCACTAAAATCTCCAGTACGCATTCTGTCGGTGGGTACGGCTTGCGTTTGAGTGTCGGAAAAGCGATATCGAAGCCAGTCTTCATTGACGAACCAGAACAGCTTTTCCCGCAGCCGGTCCGTCACATGGAATCCTGGGATCCAGACCGGGCCGCCCACGGCAAAGCCGAAGTTGTTGTACACGAAAGGCGATGCAAATTTTGTCGTCGAGCTCTGGTTTCGCGTCCAGGTATTGGCATTCATGGCCGAGTTTCGCAGGTACTCGTAGACGGAGCCGTGAAAGTCTTTGGTGCCGCTCTTGGTCACAAGGCGCACCTGACCACCAGCCGCACTTCCATACTCGGCCTGGTAGTCCGTCGTTAGAACCTGCATCTCTTCCGTGGCGTCTACACTGGCGACACCGATGATCGCGCCGTTGGCACGGGTGCGGACGGCAGGGGCTCCGTCAAACGTAACCATCGTGTCATTCACGCGCGACCCATTGATCTGAAAAGGTACTCCGCCGCCAACCCCGAAATTGAAGTCACCCAGGGTGCTTCCACTGCGAACTCCGGGAAGCAGCGATCCCATATAGAGCGGATTGCGCCCGTTCAATTGTTGATCGCGGATCTGTTGCCCTGTAACTTCGCTCTGCACCGATCCGGATTCTGTCTGCAAGACAGAAGCGGTGGCGGTCACTTCGACTGTCTGGGTTATTGAGCCCAGAGAAAGATCTCCATCGAGGGAGAGCGTGGTGTTTGAACTTAGTTTGTTGTGGACGCTGCTAAATTTCTTGAACCCATTTGCCTCGGCGGTCATGCTGTAGTTAGCTGGCCGTAAATTGGTGACTGTGTAGTGACCTTGCGCGTCTGAACTCACCGTGTGAGATTCGTTGGTTCCTTCGTTGGCGATGGTAACTTTCGCATTCGGGACCACAGCTCCCGACTGATCTCTCACAAATCCGCCAATCGTTCCGACGTCGGACTGTCCGAAAGCCGTAAGAGAGAGAATAAGAAAGATCGATACGGCGCTGCAAAGACACAAAACGCTCTTGCATTTGGCTGTAAGCATCTGGACTCCTTTAAAGTTAGGACCGTGTATCTTTCGACTTTTGACTTACGCGTGATTGCGCTATCACATCGCGGAACAGATTTACGCCTTCCAATTTTTCCTGTCAATAAAAAAATGCTATGACTGAACTATATTGAGACTGAGTATTGTGAATGATGTGTTAGCCCTCTCATAAAACACGGTCAAAAGGTGCATGTGCGCAAGCTACTACCAAAGAAGAAAGCGACACTGGAAGATGTGGCGCGGGCTGCCGGTGTAGGCCCCATGACAGTCTCCCGTACAATCAACGGCCACCCTTACGTGGCAAACGAAACGGCAAAAAGAGTTCGTGCGGCTATCCACCAATTGGACTACCGCCCAAATCACGCCGCCCGTATCTTGACCGGACAGCTCTCAAAGGCAATCGGTCTCATCGTCCCCGATCTGTCAGATCCCTTTTTCTCTGTCGTCAGCCACGCCGTCCAGGAAGCCGCCCGCGAGGCTGGTTACCTGGCATGGCTGGCAGCCTCGAATGGCGATCCGGCCATTGAGGAAGCTCAGATCGAGCAAATGACACATCATCCTGTGGATGGAATTTTGCTTGTTCCGGCGGACAGCCAGAGCAAATATCTAAAGACCCTGGCCTCCGGATCGACGCCCCTTGTCACGATCGATCGCCCCATCGAAGGAGCCGTGACGGATTCGGTTGAGGTTGAAAACCGGGCTGGCGCACGAATGGCAGTGGAACATCTCATTAGCCATGGCTGCAAAAAGATCACCTGCATGGTCATGAACTCTCACTTACAGCCTGTCAGGCAACGCGTTGCGGGGTACGAGGAGTGCATGAGACACGCAAACCTTCCTCGTCGAAAAATAACGCTATCGGATGAGGCCACCGCTCAAAAGGTCCTGGCGACTCTGTTCGATTCCCCCGATC from Granulicella sp. L56 includes these protein-coding regions:
- a CDS encoding LacI family DNA-binding transcriptional regulator — protein: MRKLLPKKKATLEDVARAAGVGPMTVSRTINGHPYVANETAKRVRAAIHQLDYRPNHAARILTGQLSKAIGLIVPDLSDPFFSVVSHAVQEAAREAGYLAWLAASNGDPAIEEAQIEQMTHHPVDGILLVPADSQSKYLKTLASGSTPLVTIDRPIEGAVTDSVEVENRAGARMAVEHLISHGCKKITCMVMNSHLQPVRQRVAGYEECMRHANLPRRKITLSDEATAQKVLATLFDSPDRPEALFTANNACTICVIKTLRILGIKVPKDILLVGFDDVDFYTLLNPPVTTIRQPAAELGRTSARLLLQKIRSTSSTSSARTVLPVTLMVRESCGCHKK